The nucleotide window ACGCACGAGGACGATAACTGGCGAATCCTGGATTTCCATTGTAAACACTTGTTTGATCATCTTCCTAAAAACCCATCCAGTTGGCAACATTCTGACGTCATTTCTAACAGCATTCGTTGTTGAATTAACTGTTATTGGATATTTCTCACCCGTTTTGAAATTATTGTCCAAATTCATGTTCTTTGACGTAGGTGGCCAAGCATTCGTAACAGTTTCTTGAATCCTGGATTTCAATTGTAAACACTTTTTTGATCGTCTTCCTAAAAACCCATCCAGTTGGCAACATTCTGACGTCATTTCTAACAGCATTCGTTGTTGAATTAACTGTTATTGTTATTGGATATTTCTCACCCGTTTTGAAATTAGTGTCCAAATTCATGTTCTTTAACGTAGGTGGCTAAGTATTCGAACAGTTTCTTGAATCCTGGATTTCAATTGTAAACACTTGTTTGATCAACTTCCGAAAAACCCATCCAGTTGGCAACATTCTGACGTCATTTCTAACAGCATTCGTTGTTGAATTAACTGTTATTGGATATTCCTCACCCGTTTTGAAATTAGTGTTCAAATTCATGTTCTTTATCTTTGACGTAGGTGGCCTATCATTCGATCAATCTTTGCcatgaattatatgaataataattgttGCTTATGTTAGTTCAAGGCAAAGACTTGAATAGAACTATGATATCCTTTTATGTGATCATCTCTTATATGACGTCACATATTTATGACGTCACACATACCTGGGTTAGTTATCAACAGAAATTAACCTTTTTTTGACGTCACACATACCCGTTAGTTATCAATAGAAATTAATCATtcattaaatattattaaaatattcatatctattCAAGAACTAACTGGATATTCCGAAGTATGCAACATACATTCTTTTCGTGTCTTTCTCAAATGATCATTCATTCGACCTGTGTCTTTATTCAgccttaagggttgtggtggccgatgtggtaacgtccctgactagtgaacaccagactgggctttcgagtccctctcaaactcgttggtttctttggtcactgcaacctcaccatccttatgagctaaagatgggggcgtttggggtagcctatatgtttatctactctatctgctgagtcatcagcagccattggctggccctccttggtcctagcttgtgaggagagagggcttggggcgctgatcatataatcaatctctagggcattgtcctacttgataggggcaatgtcactgtccccttgcctctgccattcatgagtgacctttaaatttaCGGAGCCTGACGTAGAAGTTGACCAACTCTCGAGCTCACAACTTTTACACCAGAGCcacgtttaaatgtttaaaggccgctcatgaatggcagaggcaagggacagtgacattgctctatcaagtaggacaatgccattgagactggccatatacacttttgatcagcgccaaagccccatctctacccaatctaggaccaaggagggggcaggcaatgacagctgatgactccgcagatagacctatagccttcccaaaaccctccatcctgttctcacaaggatggtgaggttgcagcgaccaaagggtaactaacgagcttgagagggactctaaCCCCAGCGGAACTTTTAacaaagccccctctctacccaagttaggaccaaggagggccaggcaatgactgctgatgactcagcagatagacctataggctccccaaaaccctccatccttttctcacaagaatggtgaggttgcagcgaccaaaggataactaacgagtttgagcgtgactcgaaccccagcagAACTTTTAACAAAGCCCCCcgctttacccaagctaggacaaaggagggccaggcaattactgtcgatgactcaacagataaacctataaaCTCCCCAattctcacaagaatggtgaggttgcagcgaccaaagggtaactaacgagtttgagcgggacttgaaccccagcggAACTTTTAACAAAGCCCCCgatttacccaagctaggacaaaggagggccaggcaatgactgctcatgacacagcagataaacctataaacTCCCCattctcacaagaatggtgaggttgcagcgaccaaagggtaactaacgagtttgagcgggactggaaccccagtggAACTTTTAAGCTAGATACTTCAAGAACCTCCAAAATTCTTGAAGTTTACTCCGGCAGAAGATGGCAGAAGATTGTCTCCTGTGGCATCTTTGGGATTTTTATGAAGAAAACTCAGGAATGTTATCGGACGCTTGAACTGACTTCTGGTGGCTCCGGTAAGGGGAAATACTTCCATATTAAATATTTGGTTCTTCTGGGTTACCATacgtgataatgatgaaaataacaatattaataaattggattatgataatattatgtaaattttataaaaCCTCTTAATAAAATTGGGAATTAACTCAAATAAAAGGCGAAATTTTACCAGAcatgataaagatgaaaataataatgttaattgatGGTTGAATTATATGAATTTGGAAAAAACTCTTCATAAACTTGGTAGTTTACCtcaaataaaatgcaaaaatttaTAAGATTATTTCATTTGGGAAGTATAtacaaaacatttattttattgttgttactatttttaaaatgttttgttttaattgttcaattgttcattacttctcttgtagtttatttgtatacatttttattttccttactNNNNNNNNNNNNNNNNNNNNNNNNNNNNNNNNNNNNNNNNNNNNNNNNNNNNNNNNNNNNNNNNNNNNNNNNNNNNNNNNNNNNNNNNNNNNNNNNNNNNNNNNNNNNNNNNNNNNNNNNNNNNNNNNNNNNNNNNNNNNNNNNNNNNNNNNNNNNNNNNNNNNNNNNNNNNNNNNNNNNNNNNNNNNNNNNNNNNNNNNNNNNNNNNNNNNNNNNNNNNNNNNNNNNNNNNNNNNNNNNNNNNNNNNNNNNNNNNNNNNNNNNNNNNNNNNNNNNNNNNNNNNNNNNNNNNNNNNNNNNNNNNNNNNNNNNNNNNNNNNNNNNNNNNNNNNNNNNNNNNNNNNNNNNNNNNNNNNNNNNNNNNNNNNNNNNNNNNNNNNNNNNNNNNNNNNNNNNNNNNNNNNNNNNNNNNNNNNNNNNNNNNNNNNNNNNNNNNNNNNNNNNNNNNNNNNNNNNNNNNNNNNNNNNNNNNNNNNNNNNNNNNNNNNNNNNNNNNNNNNCTGCGAACTACTTCCataacttcttttattcttttggAATTATATATTGCATAAACTTACGTGGAAAATTCAATGATTTTATAGTAATTATTATGTATTTATTCAACTCTATAACTCATACAATTTCAAACATCCATTGGGACAGATCATGATACCTGAATCACTAAAATATGTTTGTAATGATTTATCGATATAggttttataataaataatttattgtcATGGTGATATATTGTACAAATTTATAAGTttctataattaatattttttattacaaaactaTGTACAGAAATTCTGGGCAATTAAGATCACGCATAATAAATAAATGTCTGAAGAGATTTGGAATTTCAAATAGCTACACTCTATTTGAAATCTGTTAATAGGTCCCCATAAACAGATTTGGAAGTTCAAATAGCTACACTCTATTTGGAATCTATTTATAGATCCCTAGAAACAGATTTGGAAGTTCAAGTAGCTACACTATTTGAAATCTGTTTATAGATCCCTATAAAGAGATTTGGAATTTCAATTAGCTACACTCTATTTTAAATGTTTATAGATACCTATAAACAGAATTGGAATGTCAAATAGCTACACTCTATTTGAAATCTGTTTATTGATCCCTATAAACACATTTGGAATTTCATATAGCAACACTATTTGAAATCTGTTAATAGGTCCCCATAAACAGATTTGGAATTTCAAATAGCTACACTCTATTTGAAACCTGTTTATAGATCCCTATAAACACATTTGGAATTTCAATAAGCTACACTCTATATGAAATAAGCTACACTCTATTTGAAATCTGTTAATAGGTCCCCATAAACTGATTTGGAATTTCAAATAGCTACACTCTATTTGAAATCTGTTCATAGATCCCTATAAACAGATTTGGAATTTCAAATAGCTACACTCTATTTGAAATCTGTTTATAGCCTATAAATAGGTTTGGAATTTCAAACAGCTACATTCTATACGCTATTTGAAATCCTTTTATAGATCCCTATAAACAGATTTGGAATTTCAAACAGCTATGCTATTTGAAATCTGTTTATAGATCCCTATGAACAGATTTGGAATGTCAAATAGCTACATTCTATTTGAAATCTATTTATAGATCCCTATAAACAGATTTGTAATTTCATATAGATATACACTATTTGAAATCTGTTTATAGATCCCTATGAACAGATTTGGAATGCCATATAGGTACACTATTTGAAATCTGTTGATATATCCTTATAAACAAAATAGCTACACTATTTGAAACCTGTTTATAGATCCCTATAAACAGATATGGAATTTAAAACAGCTACACTCTATTTGAAATCTGTTTATAGATGCTTATAAACAGATTTGGAATTTCAAATAGCTACACTCTTGCGTTCTCATAATTAGCCTCCAACCAGTCCACAGTCTCCTTGATCCCCTGACGCAGTGGCGTGAACTTAAAGTCTGGCAGTAACTTCCTCAGCTTGGCGTTGCTCGCAGTCTTCTTCAGCTGACCGTCTGTCTTCGATGTGTCGTAATGGACGCCGTCTTGGAGGTCGAACGCCTCTGAAACCATCTCGGCTACTTCCTTAATCGACACCTCGTCCTCCTCATCAACTGGGAATAGATAGAGATCTGAGTTATCTTCTTATAAACTCGACACAGGCGATCATATCAGATTAATTAGGTTTGGGGgatcttataggtctatctgtcgagttatcagcagccattgcctggcgtccttagtcctagcttgggtggagaggtggcttgggcgctgatcatatgtataaatggtcagtctttcgggcattgtcctactcgatagggcaatgtcactgtcccttgcccctgccattcatgagcggcctttaaacctttaaaccttagcaAATGTGTTGCTATTATGCTTCACTCTTTATGAAGCAATTAGACATGAATCATACTtcaggctctctgagtaaagatctggcagtgaatttagcTTTCTGAAAGCGATTTAAGTGTTGTAGAAGCTGTGCATTGAATGCAAATGGTGGTGTTTGCTAGTGATTTTAGCATTCAGCATGTGTTGTAAACATCATAGAGACTGTCTGTGCGAAGATGTAGCTAAAGTTTACTTTAGAAATATTGGTACTGCTATTTGTAGTTAAAGAGTaataccagattattattattattattattatcattattaaattctaagctacaaccctatttggaaaagcaggatgctataagcccaggggccccaacagggaaaatagcccagtgaggataggaaataaggaaaaataaaatattataagaatagtaacaacatcaaaatagatattttttatatagactataaaaactttaacaaaacaagaggaagataaactagatagaacagtgttcctgagtgtaccctcaagcattttTATTATATTAGGTGATTTAATTTTTGCTAACGAAAATATCTCTTATAACTCCCAAAGGAGAGATTTTCGTTAGCAAAAatgaaattaactgatataataAATGTGACATTTGGTAATACTCTTTAATCCGAAACAGAGGTACCAATATTTCTAATGTAAATtgtagtgccatatgtggatgagattatgatgaggggtagatggagatggtttgggcatgctcttcgcactcccaaagagagattagttcaccaattgtTTAaatgcgctccacaaggcactagaagagttggaagacccaggcctacatggttgacgtctatgaagcacaaagtagatgatgatgaatggagaagtattcaattaaaaattcaagatagaggcaactatagtcaattctttttagtgaggcagatttgcaccgactcgcaggggtgcccttttagctcggaaaagtttcctgatcgctgattggttggaaaagataattctaaccaatcatatagcaggaaacttttctgagctaaaagggcacatctgcgagtcagtgcaaatgcgcctcattaaaaaaaatgaatatagtgaaatctaaccgaggccctttgcgtcaataggcgtagatgatgatgatgatattataaacgtttacctgggctccataaagcaccagaagagttggaagacccaggcttacatagctgaggactatgaagggcgaagtaggagatgaagaatggagaagtattgaattaaaagctcaaaataaagaccactggtgaaatctaaccaaggccctttgcgtcaaataggcgtaggaggagatgattatgatgatgatgatgataaagctcACCTGACAGAATTACTGGGTCGATTTCCTCGTATTCTCTCAGAGACCACATGATGAGCTTTGCTAGGTCGACCGAGTACATGAACTGCCTACGAGGTGTCCCTGATCCGTAGACTGTGAATGGGATATTTTTGTGCTTGGCGAGGTAACCCTGAGGAGGAATGGATAGAAGTTACTCATAAATGGTTCATGGAATTAATTGctcttatgatatttcatttttttggCTTAAAATTAAGGGCAGAGGAATAAAAACAAGATTACAGTCAATACCCTTAAGCACATTAAGAATCTTAAGGAAACAGAAACTTCATACTCGTATGCTTACGTACAAGACTCACTAGTAGCTTATTGAACTAAATCATACACTACTTCATTTAACGCTTAAATGCTGCTTTTTTCcgcttagggttgtagcttagcaagtaataataataataatgataataataataatgataataataataataataataataataataataataataataataatatcattattattattattattattattattattattattattattattattattactattattattttattattattattattattattattattattattattattattattattattattattattattattattattatcattattattattactagctaagctaaaaccctagttggaaaagcaagatactataataataataataataataataataataataataataataatagtaataataataataataataataataatagcttcataCACTTGCATAGAAGCCTTACTAGTAACTTAATGACCCCAATCCGAAACAATGTCATTTCACCTTCTCTGAACAAAGAGAACCCTTCTTTCTATTATATCCTTCATGCTATTAAATAAAACCTTCCTGAGTCTTTCGTTCTTCCTTATACCTTATGGATTAATCCTGGCAGGACTTGCCCATCCTCCAGGTTGAAGTTGTCATGAGGCCCATAGACATTAGTAGGTATAACTGAAGTGAAGTTACATCCGTACTGCATTTTGTAAGCCTTGTTCATCACCAGGATCATCCTCTTCGCGTAGCTGTAGCCTAAAGTCGAGTCGTGAGGGGGCCCATTGTAGATCTGAGACGAGGCGTTGAAAGAGAGTATTATTAATTCCGGTGGTTCACTCCGAAGTTAGTTATAAGAGCTTTGGGGATTCCTGCTTTACTCAGCTTTGGTATGGATTCCTAAACAGTGCTTTTAGATTCTGGTGCTCTGAGGATTCAGGAATCTACAATACCATTCTTAAAGACCAAAAACTGTTTTTGATAAGTCCTGACAAGGATTCCTAAACAGTGCTTTTGGATTCTGAGGTTCTGAGGATTCAGGGAATCTACAATACCATTCTTAAAGACCAATAACTGTTTTTGATAAGTCCTGACAAGGATTCCTAAACAGCACTTTTGATTCTGGTGCTCTGAGGATTCAGGGAATCTACAATGCCATTCTTAAAGACCAATAACTGTTTTTGATAAGTCCTGACAAGGATTCCTAAACAGTGCTTTTGATTCTGGCGCTCTGAGGATTCAGGGAATCTACAATGCTATTCTTAATGACCAATACCTGTTTTTGATAAGTCCTGACAAGGATTCCTAAACTGTGCTTTTGATTCTGGCGCTCTGAGGATTCAGGGAATCTACAATGCTATTCTTAATGACCAATACCTGTTTTTGATAAGTCCTGACAAGGATTCCTAAACGGTGCTTTTGGATTCTGGTGCTCTGAGGATTCAGGGAATCTACAATACCATTCTTAAAGACCAATAACTGTTTTTGATAAGTCCTGACAAGGATTCCTAAACTGTGCTTTTGATTCTGGCGCTCTGAGGATTCAGGGAATCTACAATGCTATTCTTAATGACCAATACCTGTTTTTGATAAGTCCTGACAAGGATTCCTAAACAGTGCTTTTGATTCTGGCGCTCTGAGGATTCAGGGAATCTACAATGCTATTCTTAATGACCAATACCTGTTTTTGATAAGTCCTGACAAGGATTCCTAAACGGTGCTTTTGGATTCTGGTGCTCTGAGGATTCAGGGAATCTACAATACCATTCTTAAAGACCAATAACTGTTTTTGATAAGCCCTGACAAGGATTCCTAAACAGTGTTTTTGGATTATGGTGCTCTGAGGATTCAGGGAATCTACAATACCATTCTTAAAGACCAATAACTGTTTTTGATAAGTCCTGACAAGGATTCCTAAACAGTGTTTTTGGATTATGGTGCTCTGAGGATTCAAGGAATCTACATTGCCTTTCTAAAATACTAATAACTGTTTTCAATGAGGTCCTATAAGGATTCCTAAACGGTGTTTTTGGATTCTGGGGCTCTGAGGATTCAGGGAATCcgtgcttgtgtgtttgtgcacTGGCActtaatttccaattttttttctcacAATGGAATACACAAAACAGAATAGAAATAAATCTCGCAGAAATAGCTGGAGATGTGTACGAGACAAGAAAATCCATTAATTTCTTATCTCTTGGAATATTTCAATGGAATAAAAGAAGAGGCAATTGATGATGTTCTGTTGGGAGATATGAGTAAACAGCAACGTTTTTTGATAATTGCCCAAAATTGTAAAAACTTGATTGAAAACGTGTGAAAGTGACAGAAAGATTCAGAAAAACAACATTGCGTTTAAACAAGCACTCTTTAACACTGACACACTGAGAAACTGGAAGATTTGACCACTGAAAGAAGAGTGTGATGATGATATTTCCAAAGTGATATTCAAAGTCTGAAATGTGCATATCTCTTTGAAAAACTAAGAACACGTCTTttaaaagcaactctctctctctctctctctctctctctctctctctctctctctctctctctctctctcatcatcgttTCATTAATAGGGTCTCCACACTGATATTCAAAAGCTGAAATGTGCATATTTCCATGAAAATCTAAGAACACGTCTTTTAAaagcaacgctctctctctctctctctctctctctctctcctctctctctctctctctctctctctctctctctctctctctctctctctctctctctctctctctccatcgtttCATTAATAGGGTTTCCACATTGATATTCAAAAGCTGAAATGTTCATATCACCTTGAAAATCTAAGAACTCGTCTTTTAAAagcaacgttctctctctctctctctctctctctctctctctctctctctctctctctctctctctctctctctctctctctctctccctcaccatAGTTTCATCGATGGGATACGTCGTCTTGTCGGGAAAAACACAAGTTGATAAGCAAGAGACAACCTTCTTTACACCGAGCTCTTTGCAGGAGTCCAGGACGTTGTCGTTGATACGGAAGTTGTAGGTCTGCGTGAaaacatggaagaagaagaagcgtTTGTTGACATTCTTTTAGACAGATAAACATCGAGTTTGTTGACATTCTTTTAAACAGATAGACACCGAGTTTGTTGACATTTTTTTAAACAGATAGTCACCGAGTTTATTGACATTTAAACAGATGAACAAAAGGTTTGTTGACATTCTTTTAATCAGATAGACGAAGAGTTTGTTGACATTTAAACATATAAACACCGGGTTTGTTGACCTTCTTTTAAACAGATAAACCCTGAGTGGGTTGACATTCTTTTAAACAGATAAACATCGAGTTTGTTGACATTATTTCTAAACAGATAAACATCGAGTTTGTTGACATTATTTCTAAACAGATAAACACAGAGTTTATTGACATTATTTTAAACATATAGACACCGAGTTTGTTGACATTTAAACGGATAAACACTGAGTTTGCTGACATTAAACATATAAACACCGAGTTTGTTGGCATTCTTTTAAACAGATAAACACAGAGTTTATTGACATTTAAACATATAAACACCGAGTTTGTTGACATTCTTTTAAACAGATAGACACCGAGTTTGTTGACATTAAACATATAAACACCGATTTTGTTGACATTCTTTTAAACAGATAAACCCTGAGTCTGTTGACATTGTTTTAAACAGATAAACACTTAGTTTGTTGGCATTATTTTAAACATATAAACACCGAATTTGTTGACATTAATTTAAACAGATAAACACCGAGTTTGTTGTCATTCTTTTAAACAGATAAACACTGAGTTTGTTGACATTCTTTTAAACAGATAAACAAAGAGTTTGTTGACATTCTTTTAAACAGATACATACTGAGTTTATTGACATTTAAACATATAAACCCCGAGTTTGTTGACATTATTTTAAACAGATAAACACCGAATTTGTTGACATTCTTTTAAACAGATAAACACTGAGCTTGTTGACATTTAAACATAAACACTGAGTTTGTTGACATTCTTTTAAACAGATAGACACTGAGTTTGTTGATATTCTTTTAAACATAGACACCGAGTTTGTTGACATTTAAACAGATAAACACTGAGTTTGTTGACATTTAAACAGATAAACACAGAGTTTGTTGACATTCTTTTAAACAGATAAACACCGGGTTTGTTGACATTCTTTTAAACAGATAGGCACCGAGTTTGTTGACATTTAAACAGATAAACACTGAGTTTGTTGACATTTAAACATAAACACTGAGTTTGTTGACATTTAAACATAAACAATGAGTTTGTTGACATTTAAACATAAACACTGAGTTTGTTGACATTTAAACAGATAAACACAGAGTTTGTTGACATTCTTTTAAACAGATAAACACCGGGTTTGTTGACATTCTTTTAAACAGATAGGCACCGAGTTTGTTGACATT belongs to Palaemon carinicauda isolate YSFRI2023 chromosome 17, ASM3689809v2, whole genome shotgun sequence and includes:
- the LOC137656069 gene encoding GDP-L-fucose synthase-like; the encoded protein is MRVMNEQMVVLVTGGSGMVGQAIKKVSEEENHPNEKWIFLSSKDADLRDPEETRAIMRKYNPTHVVHLAAMVGGVYKLIRLNCDFFTYNFRINDNVLDSCKELGVKKVVSCLSTCVFPDKTTYPIDETMIYNGPPHDSTLGYSYAKRMILVMNKAYKMQYGCNFTSVIPTNVYGPHDNFNLEDGQVLPGLIHKGYLAKHKNIPFTVYGSGTPRRQFMYSVDLAKLIMWSLREYEEIDPVILSVDEEDEVSIKEVAEMVSEAFDLQDGVHYDTSKTDGQLKKTASNAKLRKLLPDFKFTPLRQGIKETVDWLEANYENARV